A DNA window from Setaria viridis chromosome 2, Setaria_viridis_v4.0, whole genome shotgun sequence contains the following coding sequences:
- the LOC140221728 gene encoding G-type lectin S-receptor-like serine/threonine-protein kinase B120 produces MAHAATTAAALFFFFLLHAAVRADAAATLSQGQSLGANDRLVSPGGTFALAFFTPTEGDPSRRYLGVMYARAKEQTVPWVANRDAPVSASSAYSAAVTASGELRVMEGDRVAWSTNTSSPLGNVTLAIVDNGNIQLTAGGGDGGQPELVWQSFDQPADTFLPGMKITLDRRNGAVVSRTLFTSWRSASDPGTGDFTLGQDPLGSAQLYIWRRSPRGGGGAGGEENATYWRSGQWANTNFVGVPWRSLYVYGFKLNGDPSQRDGVMSYVFNTYNTSEYRFMLHPNGTETCYMLLDTGEWETVWSQPTIPCHAYNTCGANAECAAGNNGRPVCTCLKGFEPRDPAAYGGGNWAQGCVRSAPLTCETNVSGGGGGGVGFADLPGVKLPNFATWVTTVGDENACSQTCLANCSCGAYSYSIGTSCLTWGQELLDIYQFPDGEGYHLHVKVPASILDTGSKTRRWTTVVIAVIVVVAVLAGCGLLLWKCRRRIKEKLGIVGSRGKPRLPSLLPVRESRQDFSGPKQPEQEEAEGGKKCELPLFPLEVVAAATGDFSADNKLGEGGFGHVYKGKLPGGEEVAVKRLSRSSGQGLEEFKNEVILIAKLQHRNLVKLLGCCIQGEEKILVYEYMPNKSLDAFLFDPARRGLLDWKTRFHIIEGIARGLLYLHRDSRLRVVHRDLKASNILLDRDMNPKISDFGMARIFGGDQNQVNTNRVVGTLGYMSPEYAMEGLFSVRSDVYSFGILILEIVSGQKNSSFHHMEGSINIVGYAWQLWSAGKGEELVDPAVRAAAGAATAEALRCVHMALLCVQDHACDRPDVPYVVMALGSDSCVLPTPKPPTFTLQCTSSDRDGLFGGGHADESYSACDLTVTMLQGR; encoded by the exons ATGGCCCATGCCGCCACCACGGCAGCagcgctcttcttcttcttcctcctccacgccgccgtccgtgccgacgcggcggcgacgctgtCGCAGGGCCAGTCGTTGGGGGCCAACGACAGGCTCGTGTCGCCCGGCGGCACCTTCGCGCTGGCCTTCTTCACGCCGACCGAGGGCGACCCCTCGCGGCGGTACCTGGGCGTCATGTACGCGCGGGCCAAAGAGCAGACGGTGCCGTGGGTGGCCAACCGCGACGCGCCCGTGAGCGCGTCCTCGGCTTACTCGGCGGCCGTCACGGCGTCGGGCGAGCTGCGGGTCATGGAGGGCGACCGCGTCGCCTGGAGCACCAACACGTCCTCGCCGCTGGGGAACGTCACCCTCGCCATCGTCGATAACGGGAACATCCAGCtgaccgccggcggcggcgacggcgggcagCCGGAGCTGGTCTGGCAGAGCTTCGACCAACCGGCGGACACATTCCTCCCCGGGATGAAGATCACCCTCGACCGCCGCAACGGGGCCGTCGTCAGCCGGACGCTGTTCACGTCGTGGCGGAGCGCCAGTGACCCCGGCACCGGCGACTTCACGCTCGGACAGGACCCACTCGGCTCCGCGCAGCTCTACATCTGGCGCCGGAGCccccggggcggcggcggcgccggcggcgaggagaacGCCACCTACTGGCGCTCCGGCCAGTGGGCCAACACCAACTTCGTCGGCGTGCCGTGGCGCTCCCTGTACGTCTACGGCTTCAAGCTCAACGGCGACCCGTCGCAGCGCGACGGAGTCATGTCCTACGTCTTCAACACCTACAACACCTCCGAGTACCGGTTCATGCTCCACCCCAACGGCACCGAGACGTGCTACATGCTCCTCGACACCGGCGAGTGGGAGACCGTCTGGTCGCAGCCGACGATCCCCTGCCACGCCTACAACACCTGCGGCGCCAACGCCGAGTGCGCCGCCGGCAACAATGGCCGGCCCGTCTGCACCTGCCTGAAGGGTTTCGAGCCGAGAGACCCGGCGGCGTACGGCGGCGGGAACTGGGCGCAGGGCTGCGTGAGGAGCGCCCCGCTGACCTGCGAGACCAacgtgagcggcggcggcggcggcggcgtcgggttCGCCGACCTCCCCGGCGTGAAGCTACCCAACTTCGCCACCTGGGTAACGACGGTGGGCGACGAGAATGCGTGCAGTCAGACGTGCCTGGCCAACTGCTCCTGCGGCGCCTACAGCTACAGCATCGGCACCAGCTGCCTGACATGGGGCCAAGAACTGCTGGACATCTACCAGTTCCCGGATGGAGAAGGCTACCATCTGCACGTCAAGGTCCCGGCATCCATATTAG ACACGGGCTCCAAAACGAGGCGATGGACAACAGTGGTCATTGCAGTTATCGTCGTTGTGGCTGTGTTAGCAGGATGCGGCCTTCTCCTGTGGAAATGCAGGAGAAGAATCAAAG AGAAACTTGGCATCGTTGGAAGTAGGGGGAAGCCAAGGCTCCCGTCGCTGCTCCCTGTTCGGGAATCAAGGCAGGATTTCTCAGGGCCGAAGCAGCCTGAGCAAGAGGAGGCAGAGGGCGGCAAGAAGTGCGAGCTGCCGCTGTTCCCCTTGGAGGTGGTAGCGGCGGCCACCGGCGACTTCAGTGCCGACAACAAGCTCGGGGAGGGAGGCTTCGGCCACGTCTACAAGGGAAAGCTCCCCGGCGGCGAAGAGGTCGCGGTGAAGAGGCTGTCCCGGAGCTCCGGCCAGGGCCTGGAGGAGTTCAAGAACGAGGTGATCCTGATCGCCAAGCTGCAGCACCGCAACCTTGTGAAGCTGCTGGGGTGCTGCATCCAGGGGGAGGAGAAGATCCTGGTGTACGAGTACATGCCCAACAAGAGCCTCGACGCCTTCCTATTCG ATCCGGCGAGGCGAGGTCTGCTGGACTGGAAGACGCGGTTCCACATCATCGAGGGCATCGCGCGGGGGCTCCTCTACCTGCACCGCGACTCGCGGCTCCGGGTGGTGCACCGGGACCTCAAGGCCAGCAACATCCTGCTGGACCGGGACATGAACCCCAAGATCTCCGACTTCGGCATGGCGCGTATCTTCGGCGGCGACCAGAACCAGGTGAACACGAACCGCGTGGTGGGCACACTGGGGTACATGTCGCCGGAGTACGCCATGGAGGGGCTCTTCTCGGTGCGGtccgacgtgtacagcttcggcatCCTCATCCTGGAGATCGTGTCGGGCCAGAAGAACAGCAGCTTCCACCACATGGAGGGATCCATCAACATCGTCGGGTACGCGTGGCAGCTGTGGAGCGCCGGCAAGGGGGAGGAGCTCGTCGACCCGGCggtccgggcggcggcgggggcggcgacggcggaggcgctGCGGTGCGTGCACATGGCGCTGCTGTGCGTGCAGGACCACGCGTGCGACCGGCCCGACGTGCCCTACGTGGTGATGGCGCTGGGAAGCGACAGCTGCGTGCTGCCGACGCCCAAGCCGCCGACGTTCACGCTGCAGTGCACGTCGTCGGACAGGGACGGGCTGTTCGGGGGCGGGCATGCCGACGAGTCCTACTCCGCCTGCGACCTCACCGTCACCATGCTGCAGGGGAGGTAG